In Pantoea agglomerans, the genomic stretch GCGAAGCGGCGGCGGATTTGCTGGCTACAGTGAACACCGCGCTAAACGCGGAAACGGTGCGGCCCGTAGCGGACCGCGTCACCGTGCAGGGCGCGACCATTCATGACTACAGCGTGAAGGCAAAGCTGCACCTGTTTGATGGCGTGGCGGCCGGCCCCTGCCTGGAGGCGGCAAACGCGCAGCTGGCCGCTTACCTCACCGAGCAGAAAAAGCTGGGCCGCAGCGTGCGCCGCGAGTCCTACGGGGCGGTGCTGCGCGTGCCCGGCGTGGACTGGGTGGAAATGATCGAACCGGCTGCGGACATCATCCTGGACCGTGCGGCAGCGGGTAACTGCACCGGCACGGACATTTCGGTGGCGGCTGACGAGGTACTGATATGAGCAACAGCAGCCTGATGCCGTCCGGCTCGTCCGCGCTGGAGCGCCGCCTGGCGGAAGCCTGCAGCGGCATTACCGGCCTGAACGTACCCCTGCGCGACCTGTGGAACCCGGCAACCTGCCCGGTCAGCTTTCTGCCGTATCTCGCCTGGGCGTTTTCGGTGGACCGATGGGACGAAGGCTGGGCGGAAAGCGTCAAGCGGCAGGTGGTGCTCGATGCGTTTTATATCCATCAGCATAAGGGCACCATCAGCGCTATCCGGCGCGTGGTGGAGCCGTTCGGGTTCCTGATCCGCGTTATTGAGTGGTGGAAAACTGGTGAAACGCCCGGCACGTTTCGCCTGGACATCGGCGTGCAGGACCAGGGCATTACGGAAGAAACCTATCACGAGCTGGAGCGGCTCATAAGTGACGCCAAACCCTGCAGCCGTCACCTGCTGGGCATGTCCATCAACCTGCAGGTGAGCGGCGAAACGCGCATAGCCGCCGCGAGCTACGACGGTGACGATCTTTCTGTTTACCCGTACACCCCGGAAATTCTTTCCGTCAGCGGCCCGACGTATACGGGCGCGGCGGTTCACGTTATCGACCAGATGGAAGTCGGACAATGACACAAAAATTTTACGCAATCGTGACCAACCTGGGCGCGGCGAAAATTGCCAACGCCGCCGCGCTCGGCACAAAACTGAATATCACGCAGATGGCCGTAGGCGACGGCGGCGGCACGCTGCCCACGCCGAACGCCAGCCAGACAAAGCTGGTAAACGAGATGCGCCGGGCGGCCCTTAATACGTTGAGTATCGATGCCACCAACGCCAGCCAGGTGATTGCCGAGCAGGTTATTCCCGAAACTGAGGGCGGATTCTGGATCCGGGAAATGGGGCTGTTTGATGCGGAGGGGACGCTGATTGCGGTCTGTAACACGCCGGAAACCTACAAGCCCGCCCTGCAGGAAGGCAGCGGCCGCACGCAGACCGTGCGCATGCTCATCATCGTGAACAGTACGGACGCTATCACCCTGAAGATTGATCCAGCCGTGGTGCTGGCAACGCGGCAGTATGTTGACAGCAAGGTGAGCCAGGCCGTGATCGAGGTCAGGCAGTACGCGGACGATTTGATGGCAAAGCATATTGCAGCGGCGGACCCGCACAAGCAGTATGCGCCCAAAGACAGCCCGCTGCTTACCGGCACGCCCAAAGCCCCGACGCCAGCGACGGGCAACAATTCAACGCTGCTTGCCACGACCGCCTTTGTGCAGGCGGCCATTGCGCAGCTGGTCGCGTCCTCCCCGGAGGCGCTGGACACGTTGAACGAGCTGGCCGCCGCGCTGGGCAACGACCCGAACTTTGCTACCACAATGACGAATCAGCTTGCTGCGCGCGCATTGCTGACGGGCAACGTCAACCAGCAGTTCTTCGTCAAAGACGCCACGCTTGACGGACATGCTGTAAACCGTGGGCAGATGAATGTAGCACTGGCGCTAAAAGCACTGCTTAACGGCGACCCGGCACAGGCATTCCAGATGGCGAACAGCGGCACCGGATCTTATGGAGTTAACAATGACCGTCTGAATTTTGTATTGCAGAGTTATGCCGCACTGGCCGGAAACCAGTATACGCCTTTCAGTGTGGGCGGTGCGACACAGGCAGCGCATGCCGTGCGGCTTGACCAGTTTCAGTCCGGTAATAACGGGAATGGAGCATGGACCAAATTTCCCAATGGGCCAATGTGGGCGAGGTCAAATGTCAACTTAAATGCAAATGGCAGCACAACCTGGACTTTCCCTGTGACATTTCCGGGTAACCCTGGTGTTTATATTACTAACTTTAACTCAGGTAACAGGGTGTGGCTAAACGGCATAGGGCCTAGCTCGGTTGGTATATATAACGATGGCCCGGCAACGAACATTAATGTTTTTGCGGTATGGTGATTGAAATGGCTGAAGAAAACAAAGCTACTGAACAAAGTGAAGAAACGCAGCTTCATGAATTTAAAACCCGTTTCTTTTTGAAGATGGACGAAGAGCACTACGTTGTTGCCATGATGGTTGCTGTGAATCAGGCTGAAGTTGAAGCGTACGAAAGCCAGAATTTAACTGAGGTGTCAGCAGAAACCTACCAGCAGGTGGGGCCAGATTCCAGGCTGATTGACGGCGAAGTTAAGCAGGGAGAGCCGCGCGTGCCGATGCTAGATAATGAAGCAAAGCAAGCCATCATGACGGCCAGGCTACGGGATGCAACGGTGAAAATTGACACGCTGCAGGACGCGGTTGATCTGGAAATGGCGACAGATGATGAGAAGGTGCAGCTGACGGCGTGGAGAAAATACCGCGTCCTGCTGAGCCGCGCGGATGCGAAAGCGCAGTCGCCGGAAGAGTGGCCGCAGCCCCCGGTCTGACAGGATGAGCGCCCGCCGGGGCGCTTTTTTTCGCTGTTCCTTGTGTGATTTTCCACACAATGCCCGCAGGGTGCGCCCGCGCCCGCCACCTTTCACCATAGCGGAACCCCTTTACAGGAGAACCGCCACATGGCTCAGGATTATCACCACGGCGTGCGCGTTGAGGAAATCAACGAGGGCACCCGAACTATCACCACCGTCAGCACGGCAATTGTCGGTCTGGTCTGCACCGGCGACGACGCCGACGCGGCAACCTTTCCGCTCAACCGCCCGGTGCTGCTGACCGACGTGCTTACCGCCAGCGGCAAGGCTGGCGAGTCCGGCACGCTGGCCCGCTCGCTGGACGCCATAGCCGACCAGGCAAAACCCGTCACCGTCGTTGTGCGCGTACCGCAGGGCGAAACCGAGGCGGAAACCACCGCTAACATCATCGGCGGCGTGACCGATGGCCAGCGCACCGGCATGAAGGCGCTGCTGGCCGCGCAGGCCGTCTGTGGCGTCAAGCCGCGCATTCTCGGCGTGCCGGGACATGACACGCAGGCCGTTGCGACCGAGCTGCTGAGCGTGGCGCAGAGCCTGCGCGGCTTTGCCTACCTGTCGGCCTACGGCTGCAAAAGCGTAGAGGAAGCCATCGCCTACCGCGCCAACTTCAGCCAGCGCGAAGGGATGCTTATCTGGCCTGACTTCATCAACTTTGACACCGTGCTGAAAGCGGACGCGACGGCCTACGCCACCGCCCGCGCGCTCGGTCTGCGCGCCAAAATCGACGAGCAGACCGGCTGGCACAAGTCCCTCTCAAACGTCGGGGTGAACGGCGTCACCGGCATTTCCAAAGACGTGTTCTGGGACCTGCAGGATCCGGCGACGGACGCGGGCCTGCTGAACCAGAACGACGTCACCACGCTGATCCGCAAGGACGGTTTCCGCTTCTGGGGTTCCCGCTGCCTGAGCGACGACGCGCTTTTTCAGTTTGAGTGTTACACCCGCACCGCGCAGGTGCTGATGGACACCATGGCAGAGGCACAGATGTGGGCCGTTGACGGTCCGCTGAACCCGTCGCTGGCCCGCGACATCATCGAGAGCATCCGCGCGAAGCTGCGCAGCCTGGTGAATCAGGGCTACCTCATCGGGGCAGATTGCTGGCTGGATGAAAGCGTGAACGACAAGGACACGCTGAAGGCGGGCAAGCTGACCATCGACTACGACTACACGCCGGTGCCACCGCTTGAAAACCTGCTGCTGCGCCAGCGTATCACCGACCAGTACCTGGTCGATTTCAGCAGCCGCGTGAGCGCATAAGGAGACTGAAACATGGCATTACCCCGCAAGCTCAAGCACCTGAACGTGTTTAACGCAGGCAACAACTGGCAGGGGCTGGTTGAGTCCATCACCCTGCCAAAAGTCACCCGCAAGTTTGAGAAGTACCGCGGCGGCGGCATGGCCGGTGCGGTAGACATTGACATGGGCCTGGACGACGGCGCGCTGGATACGGAGTTCACTGTAGGCGGCACCGAGGCGCTGCTGTTCAAGCAGCTGGGCACCGCCACCGTGGACGGCGTGCAGCTGCGCTTTACCGGCTCTATCCAGCGCGACGACACCGGCGAAGTGCAGGCGGTCGAACTGGTCACGCGCGGCCGCTACAAAGAGCTGGATTCCGGCGAGTGGAAGACCGGCGATTCAAGCACCACCAAGGTGTCCGCGACCAACAGCTACGCCAAGCTGACCATTAACAACGAAGTGGTTTACGAGATTGACCTCGTGAACATGATCCACATCGTGGACGGCACCGACCTCATGGAAGCGCACCGTAACGCGCTCGGCCTCTGATAAACCCGGCAGGGGCAGCCCTGCCGCTCTGAAACGTATAAACGGAAAATAACCATGACCGACAAAACTACCGAAAAAGCTGTTGAGCTGGACACCCCCATTCTGCGCGGCAAAACCGAAGTTACCAGCGTGACCGTGCGCAAACCGCAGGCCGGGGCGCTGCGCGGCATCCGCCTGCAGGCGCTGATGGACATGGACGTGAACGCGATGATGGCCGTGCTGCCGCGCGTCACGAACCCGGCGCTGACCGTGCAGGAAATTAACGAAATGGACCCCGCCGATCTGCTGTCCCTGTCGGTCGAGGTGATCACTTTTTTGTTGCCGAAGTCGGCGCTGTCAGCTTTCCCGACAGCCTGACGGTAGAAGATTTGGTAGCGGACATCGCTACCGTTTTTCACTGGCCGCCGCCGGTGATGTACGCGGAGTCTCTGACGGACGTGCTGGAGTGGCGGCATAAAGCGATGCAGCGTAGCGGAGCCGGTGACGATGAGTGACACAAACCTGCGGCTGCAGGTGGTATTAAGCGCGGTTGATAAAATCACGCGCCCCTTTCGCAGCGCGCGCGACGGCTCTAAGGAGCTGTCGGCCGCGCTGAAGGCCAGCAAAGACGGCCTAAAATCCCTTAACGAGCAGGCGGGCCGCATTGACGGATTCCGCAAAACCCGCTCACAGCTTGCCGTTACCGCCAACAACCTGAAGGCCGCCCGCGAGGAAGCGGCGCGCCTTGCCGTGCAGTTTACCGAAACGAACAGGCCCACGGCGCAGCAGGCCAGACTGCTTGAGCAGGCAAAGAACCGCGCCAGCCAGCTGCAGGAGACCTACAACGGCCTGCGCCTGTCGGTGCAGCGCCAGCGTGAGGCGCTGAACGCGGCGGGCATTGATACAAAACAGCTGAGCGAGGCACAGCGCCGGCTAAAAACGGACGCGCAGGCGGCAACCGGGGCAATCGAACGCCAGCAGGCAGAGCTGCGCAAGCTCGGCGAGCGCCAGCAGAAGATACGCGACATCCAGGCACGGCATGAAAAGCTGACCGAGACGCGCAATAAGCTGGCCGGTAACGGCGCGGGCATGGTGGCAACCGGCGTAGCTACCGGCGCGACCCTGATGGCCCCGGTGCGCGCCTATGCGGATTCGGAGAACGCCGCGACGCAGCTGGCCGCCTCCATGATGGGGCCGGGCGCTAAGGTGCTGCCGGAGTATGAAAAAATCAACAGGCTGGCGGTGAGCCTGGGCGACAAGCTGCCCGGCACCACGGCGGACTTTCAGAACATGATGACCATGCTGCGCCGCCAGGGCATGAGCGCGCAGGCGATCCTGGGCGGGCTGGGTGAGGCGACGGCCTATCTCGGCGTACAGCTGCAGATGGCCCCGACCGATGCGGCGGAGTTTGCGGCGAAGCTGCAGGACGCCACGCAGACCAGCGAAAAGGACATGATGGCGCTCACCGACATCATTCAGAAGGGATTTTATGCGGGCGTGGATTCGGAAAACATGCTGCAGGGCTTTTCTAAAATCGGCAGCGCCATGGACATCATCAAAAAGAAAGGGATCGATGCGGCGAGAGAATTTGCGCCCCTGCTTGTGATGGCTGATCAGCAGGGCATGGACGGCGGCTCGGCAGGTAACGCTTACCGCAAGGTGCTGCAGGCCATGATGGACAACAAGAAAATCAAAGGGGTGAACGAAGACCTTAAGGGCACGGGGGTGAAATTTGATTTCACCAACGGCAAAGGAGAATTTGCCGGTATTAAGAAAATGTATGCGCAGCTGGATCAGCTCAAGGCGCTTAGTACCGAGAAGCGGCTGCGGACGCTCAAAGATATGTTTGGCGACGATGCGGAAACGCTGCAAGTGCTAAACAACATGATTACTAAAGGGCTTGACGGGTACAGGGAAACCGCAGCGAAGCTCGACAACCAGGCGTCTCTGCGGGAGCGCGTTGACGCCTCATTAAAGACGCTGTCAAACCGCTGGGATGCGGCGAGCGGCTCGTTTACTAATGCAATGGCTGCAATTGGTGAGACGGTCGCGCCAGTGCTTAAACAGGTGGCCGACTGGCTGGGAAATCTCGCTGGCGCATTAGGCTCGTTTGTAAAACAGCACCCGCAACTGACGGCGGCGCTGTTCAAGATAGCGGCGGGATTTGCCATCGTGACAGCAGGGATAGGTGCGGCGTTGCTGGTCTTTGCGTCAACAATCGGCCCCATGCTGCTAATGCGTATGCTTATGAACAAGACGGGCCTTCAGGCGTTTAGTTCTTTTGGCCTCATGCGTAAGGCTATTGGCCTTGTCGGTAATGGCGTGCTGTGGCTGGGGCGGCTGATGATGGCGAACCCCATTCTGGCTGTGATCGGGCTGATTGCCATGGGGGCCATATATATCTGGCAGAACTGGGACACGCTGGGGCCGAAATTTGCCGCGCTGTGGGATGGCATCAGCACCAAAGTCAGCAATGTATGGACGGCCATCCGCACCTACATCAGCACCAAATGGGAGGAAATCGAGGCCGACGTGAAGGCGCTGCCCGCGCGCTTTCAGGAAGCTGGCTCGCAGATGATTGATGGCCTGCTGGCAGGCATCAGCCAGAAATGGGATGCGCTCAAAAGCAAGTTGTCCTCATTGACTGATTACCTGCCGGACTTTCTGAAGCCCGGCAACGACAAGCCAGGCGCACCGGCGCAGGCAGCCCGACCACGTCCGGCGCAGGTCACGGCAGACGGGAAAGTGGCGCTGCCGCCGGGCGGCTTCCCGGCTTTTCCGAGAATGTACGACACCGGCGGGCATATTCCGTCCGGGCAGCTCGGCATCGTCGGGGAAAACGGGCCGGAAATTGTGAACGGCCCGGCCAACATAACCAGCCGCCGCCGCACTGCCGCGCTGGCCGCCTCTGCCGCGCTGGCGATGGGCATGGCTGCAACGCCAGCGGCTGCGCGTCCGTTACATCCGATGAGTCAGCCCGCGCAGGCATACCGGCAGGAAGCGGCACGACCGCAACCGGTGGGCAGTGTATCGCCCGTGACCATTCATGCCCCTATCACCATCATGCAGCAACCAGGGCAGAGCGCGCAGGACGTGGCGGACGAGGTTATGCGCAGACTTGAGGCAAAAGAGCGACAGGCGAAGGCCCGCGCCCGTAGCAGTTACCACGACAGAGAAGGACTTGAATAATGATGATGACGCTGGGGATGTTCGTTTTCATGCTGCAGACGGTCCCTTATCAGGAGTTGCAGATCCAGCGCAGCTGGCGGTTTCCGTCAAACAGCCGCGTAGGCGTGCGCTCGTCCCTCCAGTTTCTGGGGCCGGATAATGAAACGCTGACGCTTTCGGGCGTTCTGCTGCCGGAGATTACCGGCGGCAGGCTGTCACTGCTGGCGCTGGAGCAGATAGCAGAGCTGGGGCGCGCGTGGCCGCTGATAGAAGGAAGCGGCACCATTTACGGCATGTTTGTGATCGAGAGCCTGAGCCAGACCAAAGCGGAGTTTTTCAGCAGTGGCGTCTGCCGGCGCATTGAGTTCACGCTCACCCTGAAGCGCACCGACGAAACGCTGGGCGAAATGTTTGGCAGTCTGAGCGATCAGCTCTCAGCCATGAAGGGCGCGGCGACGGACGCCGCGGGTAAAGTTACCAGCATGATGGGAGGGCTGCTTTCATGAACGCCACGAAATGGATAAACGGGCAGGCAAATTCCCCTTCTTTCAGGCTGACGCTTGAAGGCGCGGACATCACGCAGAAGATTGAGAAGCGGCTTATGAGCCTGACGCTCACTGATAACCGGGGGTTTGAGGCTGACCAGCTGGACATCGAGCTGGACGATGCAGACTGCCAGCTGCTGCTGCCTCGCCGGGGCGTCTCTCTGTCGCTCGCGCTCGGCTGGCAGGGTGAGGCGCTTTTTCCGAAAGGCACCTTTATCGTGGATGAGATTGAGCACTCCGGCACGCCTGACCGGCTGACCCTGCGCGCCCGCAGCGCCGACTTCAGGCAGACGCTCAATACTAAGCGTGAAAAATCATGGCACCAGACAACCGTGGGCGACATCGTGAAAGACATTGCAGGCCGCCACAAGCTGAAGATCGCCCTGGGTGATGATGTGGCGAAGATGGCCGTAGATCACCTTGACCAGACCAACGAGTCAGATGCCAGCTTTCTGATGCGCCTGGCGAAACAGTCAGGTGCGATAGCCTCTATCAAAAACGGCAATCTGCTGTTCATACGTCAGGGGCAGGGAAAAACGGCCAGCGGTAAGGCGCTGCCGGTGATCACCATTCAACGCAAGGACGGCGACAGCCACCGCTTTACCATGGCTGACCGTGACGCCTACACCGGCGTGATTGCCAGCTGGCTGCATACCCGCGAACCGACAAAAAAACCGGTGGCGAAAGTAAAGCGCAGGCGGAAAAAGACGACAAAGAAAAAAGAGCCAGAAGCCAAACAGGGCGATTATCTGATCGGAACGGATGAAAACGTCCTGGTGCTGAGCCGTACCTATGCAAACCGGGCCAATGCAGAGCGCGCGGCCAAAATGCGTTGGGAGCGCCTGCAGCGCGGGGTTGCGTCGTTTTCTATACAGCTGGCTCGCGGCCGGGCAGATCTCTACACCGAAATGCCGGTAAAGGTGAGCGGCTTCAAGCAGCAGATAGACGCGGGCGAATGGATTGTAACGACGCTTACGCACAGCCTCAGCGCGGACAGTGGCTATACAACAAGCATTGATCTTGAAGTCAAAATCGACTCATTAGAAATGGAATAAGAAGTATCCCAATTGGGGTTTTTTGTGTATTATCCACCCAAAATGAGATTAAGGGGCTGGGTTATGATGAATTGTCCATTGTGTGGGAATGCGGCCCATACGCGTAGTAGCTTTCAAGTTTCTAAGTCAACGAAGGAGCGCTATAACCAGTGCCAAAACATCAATTGTGGTTGCACCTTCAAGTCCCATGAAACAGTGGCAGAAATTATAATGAATCCGGGCAAGGTCAAGCCTGCCCCTCCGCATCCTGACAGAACACTTCAGGGCGCGCTCTGGTTATAAATAAGAACCCGCTAATGCGGGTTTATTTTTGAATCAGAGACTTTATATACACTTCAGACTCATTCATATTCATTGGCGCTAACTTCTTGCATTCAGCGCCGCCTCCGTTCATTACCACTTCCTGATCCTGAGAAGAGTTTAAAACTACAACTTTCTTAATCAGGGAAGGTTGCCAGCTTTTCCCAACATATTGCGTATCGCATATCCCGCGAAAAAATGAGGTAGCAATTTCTTCATTAACGGTAGGTTTTGTGATGGTCATTGAAAGCACACCATTCTCCAGGGAGGACGAAGAGTGTTGATAGACGTTAATCACTTCTTGTACTGGCTTCGGCACCTCTTCAGCCAGGGCACTGAGGGAAGCGAACAGGGTAAGCGCTAAAGCGGTTTTTTTCATGTTATGAGCCTCAGACTAGAGATTAGGCAAAAAATCTGCTGCCATTTTGCTGCCAATGACCTCGCGGCAAACAAAAAAGCCACCAATAAAAGGTGGCTTAACTCAATGATTTTTAAGCTAAAATTTGGTGGCCCCTGCTGGGTTTGAACCAGCGACCAAGCGATTATGAGTCGCCTGCTCTAACCACTGAGCTAAGGGGCCAGCGGAGCGGGGATTATAATGTATCTGTTTCAGGCGATCCAGCACTCATCCGCCGGATGCTCAAAAATCCTCCAGCGCATGAGTGCTTGATTAAACTAACTATTTCCAGAACACGCGGCCCGCTTTCAGCTATTCCCTCCAGCAAAAGTGGGTAAGCAAACCCGCTCTGGCCCGTCTCTTATCTGGTTCTTACCCTCGCTTTTACCTTAAAAGCATCAGGCTCTCAGTCGCGATAGCGCGACGCCGACTGGTTTAGCGAAAGATAGGGCAGCATCGCGCCGCGCGCCCGGTCATACTCCTGCCAAAGCGCCATCTCTTCCAGCGCAGGGAT encodes the following:
- a CDS encoding phage tail protein I, translating into MSNSSLMPSGSSALERRLAEACSGITGLNVPLRDLWNPATCPVSFLPYLAWAFSVDRWDEGWAESVKRQVVLDAFYIHQHKGTISAIRRVVEPFGFLIRVIEWWKTGETPGTFRLDIGVQDQGITEETYHELERLISDAKPCSRHLLGMSINLQVSGETRIAAASYDGDDLSVYPYTPEILSVSGPTYTGAAVHVIDQMEVGQ
- a CDS encoding phage tail protein translates to MTQKFYAIVTNLGAAKIANAAALGTKLNITQMAVGDGGGTLPTPNASQTKLVNEMRRAALNTLSIDATNASQVIAEQVIPETEGGFWIREMGLFDAEGTLIAVCNTPETYKPALQEGSGRTQTVRMLIIVNSTDAITLKIDPAVVLATRQYVDSKVSQAVIEVRQYADDLMAKHIAAADPHKQYAPKDSPLLTGTPKAPTPATGNNSTLLATTAFVQAAIAQLVASSPEALDTLNELAAALGNDPNFATTMTNQLAARALLTGNVNQQFFVKDATLDGHAVNRGQMNVALALKALLNGDPAQAFQMANSGTGSYGVNNDRLNFVLQSYAALAGNQYTPFSVGGATQAAHAVRLDQFQSGNNGNGAWTKFPNGPMWARSNVNLNANGSTTWTFPVTFPGNPGVYITNFNSGNRVWLNGIGPSSVGIYNDGPATNINVFAVW
- a CDS encoding tail fiber assembly protein yields the protein MAEENKATEQSEETQLHEFKTRFFLKMDEEHYVVAMMVAVNQAEVEAYESQNLTEVSAETYQQVGPDSRLIDGEVKQGEPRVPMLDNEAKQAIMTARLRDATVKIDTLQDAVDLEMATDDEKVQLTAWRKYRVLLSRADAKAQSPEEWPQPPV
- a CDS encoding phage tail sheath protein, which gives rise to MAQDYHHGVRVEEINEGTRTITTVSTAIVGLVCTGDDADAATFPLNRPVLLTDVLTASGKAGESGTLARSLDAIADQAKPVTVVVRVPQGETEAETTANIIGGVTDGQRTGMKALLAAQAVCGVKPRILGVPGHDTQAVATELLSVAQSLRGFAYLSAYGCKSVEEAIAYRANFSQREGMLIWPDFINFDTVLKADATAYATARALGLRAKIDEQTGWHKSLSNVGVNGVTGISKDVFWDLQDPATDAGLLNQNDVTTLIRKDGFRFWGSRCLSDDALFQFECYTRTAQVLMDTMAEAQMWAVDGPLNPSLARDIIESIRAKLRSLVNQGYLIGADCWLDESVNDKDTLKAGKLTIDYDYTPVPPLENLLLRQRITDQYLVDFSSRVSA
- a CDS encoding phage major tail tube protein; the protein is MALPRKLKHLNVFNAGNNWQGLVESITLPKVTRKFEKYRGGGMAGAVDIDMGLDDGALDTEFTVGGTEALLFKQLGTATVDGVQLRFTGSIQRDDTGEVQAVELVTRGRYKELDSGEWKTGDSSTTKVSATNSYAKLTINNEVVYEIDLVNMIHIVDGTDLMEAHRNALGL
- a CDS encoding phage tail assembly protein, which encodes MTDKTTEKAVELDTPILRGKTEVTSVTVRKPQAGALRGIRLQALMDMDVNAMMAVLPRVTNPALTVQEINEMDPADLLSLSVEVITFLLPKSALSAFPTA
- a CDS encoding GpE family phage tail protein, whose translation is MVADIATVFHWPPPVMYAESLTDVLEWRHKAMQRSGAGDDE
- a CDS encoding phage tail tape measure protein, whose product is MSDTNLRLQVVLSAVDKITRPFRSARDGSKELSAALKASKDGLKSLNEQAGRIDGFRKTRSQLAVTANNLKAAREEAARLAVQFTETNRPTAQQARLLEQAKNRASQLQETYNGLRLSVQRQREALNAAGIDTKQLSEAQRRLKTDAQAATGAIERQQAELRKLGERQQKIRDIQARHEKLTETRNKLAGNGAGMVATGVATGATLMAPVRAYADSENAATQLAASMMGPGAKVLPEYEKINRLAVSLGDKLPGTTADFQNMMTMLRRQGMSAQAILGGLGEATAYLGVQLQMAPTDAAEFAAKLQDATQTSEKDMMALTDIIQKGFYAGVDSENMLQGFSKIGSAMDIIKKKGIDAAREFAPLLVMADQQGMDGGSAGNAYRKVLQAMMDNKKIKGVNEDLKGTGVKFDFTNGKGEFAGIKKMYAQLDQLKALSTEKRLRTLKDMFGDDAETLQVLNNMITKGLDGYRETAAKLDNQASLRERVDASLKTLSNRWDAASGSFTNAMAAIGETVAPVLKQVADWLGNLAGALGSFVKQHPQLTAALFKIAAGFAIVTAGIGAALLVFASTIGPMLLMRMLMNKTGLQAFSSFGLMRKAIGLVGNGVLWLGRLMMANPILAVIGLIAMGAIYIWQNWDTLGPKFAALWDGISTKVSNVWTAIRTYISTKWEEIEADVKALPARFQEAGSQMIDGLLAGISQKWDALKSKLSSLTDYLPDFLKPGNDKPGAPAQAARPRPAQVTADGKVALPPGGFPAFPRMYDTGGHIPSGQLGIVGENGPEIVNGPANITSRRRTAALAASAALAMGMAATPAAARPLHPMSQPAQAYRQEAARPQPVGSVSPVTIHAPITIMQQPGQSAQDVADEVMRRLEAKERQAKARARSSYHDREGLE
- a CDS encoding phage tail protein; protein product: MMMTLGMFVFMLQTVPYQELQIQRSWRFPSNSRVGVRSSLQFLGPDNETLTLSGVLLPEITGGRLSLLALEQIAELGRAWPLIEGSGTIYGMFVIESLSQTKAEFFSSGVCRRIEFTLTLKRTDETLGEMFGSLSDQLSAMKGAATDAAGKVTSMMGGLLS
- a CDS encoding phage late control D family protein, with the translated sequence MNATKWINGQANSPSFRLTLEGADITQKIEKRLMSLTLTDNRGFEADQLDIELDDADCQLLLPRRGVSLSLALGWQGEALFPKGTFIVDEIEHSGTPDRLTLRARSADFRQTLNTKREKSWHQTTVGDIVKDIAGRHKLKIALGDDVAKMAVDHLDQTNESDASFLMRLAKQSGAIASIKNGNLLFIRQGQGKTASGKALPVITIQRKDGDSHRFTMADRDAYTGVIASWLHTREPTKKPVAKVKRRRKKTTKKKEPEAKQGDYLIGTDENVLVLSRTYANRANAERAAKMRWERLQRGVASFSIQLARGRADLYTEMPVKVSGFKQQIDAGEWIVTTLTHSLSADSGYTTSIDLEVKIDSLEME
- a CDS encoding ogr/Delta-like zinc finger family protein; this translates as MMNCPLCGNAAHTRSSFQVSKSTKERYNQCQNINCGCTFKSHETVAEIIMNPGKVKPAPPHPDRTLQGALWL